The sequence below is a genomic window from Anopheles cruzii chromosome 3, idAnoCruzAS_RS32_06, whole genome shotgun sequence.
GGATATCTTCCGGGATATAtccttttgcttttctttgAAGTTGTACCACCGTTTGTGAAGCGGCGGCGCAATTCATTGTCGATCATGCGTGGGAAAATGTGGCCATTCGAAGTagcccaccaccggaaacaGGTAGCGGGCGATCGGGCGGACGAGCAAAAAAAGACCGGTAGCCGCCCACCACACGGTACGCGTATTTTTGCGGTTAAGACAAGCGTCTTCATCGATCAATCATAACCGTGTACTGTTAGTCTCAGGGCCCATGTCTACCCGTCGTTTGGACCCCACACAAAATGAAGATAAAACCGGAACAGCAAGGCGAGCGGATGTCGCGTAACGAATTCCTCGCCACAAAAGAACGCAAGACGAATTTGTCGCAAAATCGtcctcgacgacgatggccacctGAGTGTGATGAATAACTGGTGACTTACGGTTCTTGGTTCTGATCGCTTTGACCTGAGAActttcaccacacacaccccttCGCCGGACCAAATGACTTAGCCAGCCAAATGGAGTTGCTCAACCGGATGCGGTGGTTCGTGGGTTAGCGAAATAAATTCGCCACTTCGGCGACACCGACAAGCTTATGTAACATTAGCAACGACATTTTGCGGACGGTTCGCCGTCGCAAACACTAGTCGTGGTACGGGTCACGTATGCCCAATAGAAAAGGGTGTATACGTCGGCCGTCGGACCGGAAAGTCCGCTAACgttaattttcttttcaattaacgGCCAATATCCGTGAAGGGTAATAGTTCTACCGAGCAGTTACATAACTCATAGTGCTGTGGAAAGTTATTTAACCGGTTTGGTAAAAGTTCTGCTGTTCTATCGGTGTGAAGCATCAAAAAGGGTTAAATAGCACTTAAATAAACAACTAAATGAAATATTGCAACGTGAAAAGATTGTTCTCACCGGAGGTGAATCGGTTCTTCTCACTGTGACGGCATCTTGTGTCTCACCAGCTGAATTTTGGCCAAAATCTTCTACAATCAAAGTATGCGGAACATGTTAGTTGAAATAGTTGGGGACATAAGTTTCAACTCCTAAGACCACACGAGATAGAATTACAAAATAACAGATAATCTCaatgtaaaacatttcttAACCCATTTGAGGTTTGAAACAGAAGGATAAAATAGAGGTAAACATGGATTTCACGGGATAACATTTGCAAAACAAGTGGCCACCACAAAATTCGGGAAAAAAACTACACCTTAACCCTGGCAGCAGCCCAGTGACTCCTATTTCCACAAGATTAGCCATTGGATTGGCCTCTAAGATGAGCCTTAAAGTGCTATCGAACAATCGCGAAAgggataagaaaaaaaaatcccagaAAAAACGGAGCTCCTTCGTGTCGTCTCGGACCATAAGCCACTTACGAGGCATCAAGTGACGAATCTTTTTGTCACCAGAAGAGATGTCCTAATTTTGCGTTGCCTTTCAGCTTCACGCACACGGGTGAGGGCAAAACGAAAATAAGAGCAAAAAATGGCCGGTTGACGCCCTCTGTTAGTTCTGGGACCAATCGGCACAAGACCAAGGCACCCCCCTCGGAGTGTTGGACGACATTTACCTTTCGAGCCGTAAAATTGCATAGGCTCACCTTTCACTTGGAATGGCCAGCACACCCCAGTCACAGTGCCGGGGTGGTGTGTTCCGGGGAAGAgacacaaacaacaaacaaaaacaaacacctcTTTTATCCGCCTTCCACGGAGAAACACCCACCCGGGAAAACGCGATTTCCCTTTCGCGACTGATTTTCGTGCcatttgttatgttttttttcttctccccaGGGCTAAAGAAAAAGAGTTTACAAAGAGTTTAATCACCGAACGGGTGTACACCGAGTCTCCGGAGGGCTCCGGTCGTTAATCTCCAAGAATTGGCCAAATCTCTTGACCTTTCGTAAGCTCTCGAAGGGAGGCATCGTTGTTTGGACACTATGCTGGTGGAAGATGGCCAAATAGGAACGGCACCCCGCAGGGCACAGGCATTGCTACGTTCCTTAGACTTCCATATCCCAAGTGTACAGTTTATAATTTGGTAACActtttggtttcttttctttgggCGTTCTATTACAAGCGCTTGTGTGCATTGGTACGCATCTCTCCGCGCTAATCTGAACGATCTTGTACGGCACCCACTTCTCGATCACCAGAGATTCAGAGATCACTTCCGTTTGGATTGAAAGTGTGAAAGGATCCTAATACTTTCTGGAACCAAAGCAAAATGATCATGTTGCAGTTGGAAAAAAGCGCTCAAAAGATGTGTTTCACCCTTACTTCTGCACTTTGTTTAAGGAGGacaaattttgcattttctaGAAACAACCCATTCCGAATCCATTCCAATGATAGATGTTGATTGTCCTTCTCCTAGAAACCTGAAATTGCGGTTTCCTATTTTGGGAAGCACAAAATCCCACAAACCTTTCAATAAAAAAAGTCCATGAATGAGAACGTAGACTCCATCTGAATAAAGAAAGTAATATTTCGGATATTACTGGATACATGGAACACACAGTAAAACTTTTGGCGAATGATTTTCGGCAACTCGGAACTTGTAGCATAGCTTAGGAACTTTTCTCATGAGGAAATCTAATAGACGCTGGAAATATGAAGCGAAGAAAATTTATCGGTCTCTGTTGCCCTCGCTGTTGTAGCAAAGGTAAAGTCCTACAACAAACactcatttaaataaattacggATAcccaaattaaaaattaacagTAAAAACACCAAAACCGGCACCAAAACGAGGACGGGACGGACACAAGAAATTGTATGGACGCCTTACCTTGCCAAAACAGTCCCACGGGGAAATCGAAGTCCGGTTTCGTCTACGAATACGCCTTTTGCGGGTTGAGTCCTGTTTTTCTACGGAATTACATGAGCGATGGTTTTTAAAGCTTATTAACACAGCAAAAGCAGCTCCATGTCATCACGGTATCGGTTGCGGAAGCTCGCTGGTAGAGTTAACCACTCGGCAaagctgctgttgttgggtgTCAAGCAGTAACCCAAATGAAACGTTACAACAAACTGTCATTTTCTGCCCCTTGGCTTCGAACATTCCATAGGCAAGAATGGGATTCTGACGAAAGGCAATGATTTGCTTATTTTGCTCAAACAACTACCGCATTATCTGTTGCTTGTCGAGGAAAGTATTCTCATGCAAATTACGTTTTCCCCCTTTTCTTGTATTACTTCATCTTACTGATTCGTCGGTCAGGTCGACGGTCAGCAGCTACTGGACTTTTGACACCCGAAGCCAATGGATCAAACAATCAGAGAGTTCATGATTCAGCAACCTTCTTTCATAGGATAGGGCCCTTTCTTGGCCAACCTTGGGTTGTGGTTAAGCCGTAAGACGTCTCTTCGGACGATCACGTTGTCACGTTGATCATTCTTTAAAGCTTGTTCATTACTACAACTTTAAAATAACCGCCAGTTCGGTTTTCCATGGCTTGGCGAGAGCAATAAAACgtttattgatattttttgttggattttGAACACCATTAAATGCCTATTCCATCcgttttttgcattttgtttggCTACACTTCTGCACTACCAGTCAGTGCGTTTCGTGCTACTTTTGCTTGATCACGTGCGGAAGATCGTACTTTCCGCGGACGCACTTGATCTTCACACCGGGCAGATCCTGGCAGCGGCCAACGCGCACCAGCACGATGTTGTGCTCCTGCAGGTTGTGCCCGATGCCGGGAATGTACGCGACCAGCTCCTTGCCCGTCGACAGGCGCACCAAAAcacacttccggttggccgagTTCGGTTTCTTCGGCTTCTTGATCAACGTCTTCAGCACCACACCCTTGGCGAACGGTTTTCCGTCGAGCGGCTGGCGCGGAGGCCGCACTTTCACGTGAGGCCCCGTCCGGTGCATCTGGTTCAGGGTGGCCATTGTGCCGCGCTGCAGGAATGATGAGAACGCTGaccaagaaagagagaaagaaaacgataagGTTTTGATTTGGCACGTGTTCcttcggtggttgttgttttcgtctctctttcgttttatttgtCCCGGGCATCTTTCGACGTCCAAGTAAAGGATTTGAGGCGCAGATTGATGCCATCACTGGTGCCAGCTGTTTGGTCAGAGAGCAAATTGTGATGATCATTCTACCCGAAAACCGCAGCTGCAAAACATCGTACGGATGCTGACCAATCGATTGAGCTAATTGGGTATTGTTGGGCAAGATGCTGAATGCCACATTTCGGTGTTAAATTAGAGATTGAAATCGCCAACAGTACGGATTTAAAATAAGAATATTGTATTATTTTGGGACATTTTGAAATAATAAGTTCGATGATCGCCACAACGTAGATTAGAACATTGCCAAAAGCTAGATCATCATCAACCGCAGGCGATCTTCACTAGCAAACGGAATCATAATTGTAATTGGGTCTACGACGGCTTGTCAACAAAAGACCCATGTTAACATCATGTTAAACACATAACAACTTCAGCAGTGTTTATCGCGATCGTGGCAAAGCATTGCGAAGTATCCTTAAAAGTATCCGCACGATCACTGAAACCAAACTGTTACCGACAATCGCGATAACATGGCCAAAGAGGCcactgccgggccgggcctctTTCTGGCACCTTCTTCCCGATACCGAGCATAGCTTGGTGAAATATATGTGCGAGTGTGTCTTATGCTTTGAGTTAAGTTGTTAAGTCGTCCGATTCCTTTTGTTCGGTCCTTTCTTCGACACGATGAAGCCCTTTTATGTGGTTCTTTGTCTTTTCCCGTTACGCTGTTAATCTGAGACAGACTGAGACACAAGCAGCCTCACGATAGACCCGATTTTGATGAATCGATCTGCAGACGACAGACGACTGGCCTGAATTTGCTTCGCCTGGCCCAAGCACGTTGCTTAAtttggccggcggtggccctggCGTCCCAATCGCCAGccgctttttttctgcttttggCAACCAATCCGTATCCTCGTGCCGATGGAAACGATGACATGGTTTCATTGTGTGGTCAACAAAAGGACTTGCATAAAAAAGGCTTACATCgatgtggccggccggccaaaaaCACCTTCGCTGGGTTCGGGTTAACCGCAAACGGTCATTATTGGACTTCGCAGTTGTTCTCGGCATTGAGGGAAAGAATTGAGACATTGACCGGTCCATTATGACTGGTCGGTGGTAAGCATAAGCATTATGATGTCTTTTGTCTTTTCCAAGAATAGCATAGACAAAggcccactctctctcttgacACTTTCCGATGTCAcaatcggatcgatcgatcaatcgatcgtcaCCAGCGCCATACACGGGTGGTGTTCTTGGGCGCTCGTTACGACGACTATGTTTCAAACATAATTTTGCTCAAAACACGCCCAACTACATATCTAACCCTACTGGAGgcgaaaaatggcggaaaagAATCGACAAATGATCCGATCGAAGACCAACCAGACTCCACAACTGTTACACTTCCCTCTTGAACATTACCGGATCATATTCAACcgccgcgctgcgctgcgctgcggctACGCTAATCTGTGGGAAAGGATCATAATTTCGGACCGTGTCAGCTGCACGGTCTGGACAACGGCCAGGTAGTTCCGACACGCGATTATCAACAACCCGGTGTCCGGGTCGGGGTTCGGTAAAGGATAATATTGTCGATGATCTGCTACGACCGATGGCGCGCTGATTGGAACCGGCCATGGATCATCTGTCATTTTTGCGTGCCGCTTGCCTGATCCTGTAGCTCAGTGCGCACTTCCCATAACCTCACGTTACCCGGAACTCGATTCGAACGGGATGCAGGCGCAAAGCGAATCGATGACGAAGGGTTCTCAGATCTACAAATCCACCGAAGACGAGCATCCGAACGGATTGGTCAAATCTCGCTTCCTGCCATGAACAAAGACCTTTCCCGTGCCGCAATTCGCataccgccaccaccagagGGGTAAATGCGTTTAATTGCAGGCGCGCCAACGGTCATTCAGTGAGGTGTGGTCAGCGAGAGTGCGATCGTCACATGACGTGGCTAATTTCAATATGCTTtggacaaaaaaacatttgagACCttcaggcggcggcggctgacaAAAGGACATACCGGTGCACGCATGGAAGGACATTTTTCTACTAATCCTTTGCAGCTtgccaaaaacagaaactgcACAATAATGCCTCGGGCCGGTATCTTTATCCCTTTCGTCGCCGGTCACGTTTTGGCAGGCCGTGGCAGATGGTTGCCGATCTCTAGCGAGCTGGACGTAGAGTGGACAGAGCGGACTTTTCCTGGTCGGGCCGCATGCTGGTGATAAAATGCCGGACGGATGACGGAGCCTGGAAGCTGTCACGGGGAAACATTGGCAAAGGGTGAGCAGACAAAATGGGGAACCACGCAAGATACGAGCGAACACAGAAGAAACGGTCAATTTGGAGAGGGTGTGTCCAGATACGTAACCGTGATACGGAACATCTGAGTTCCGTAGACCTCTGCCAATagtattattttcatttctatCACTTTATTACACTTTCTTTGAAGCCGAACGCTGGTTTGTTCGAGGAACGTTCCAGCGCCATTTAAATATAATTATTACGTTGAGTACGCTACATGCAAAAGTCAATATCAGAAGCACATAATGCGCCATAATTCACCTGCTGAAGCAAGAATTTTCGATTCCACAAATGACCGACACAAAGTTTAAGATTTCTTGCCATAAAGCTGCGCGTTGGTTAGCTCCGTTCGCAAAACGTTCTTATAGGAATGCCTTCTCGGCCCTATACCTTGTCAAGTTCCTTCGGAAAATCTTGGGAACTTTCTTACGACGAAAAGCACAGCTTCCAGAACGTTACTTCACCACTCAGGGTCACAGTTCTCGCGTGCAAAGTGTCCCGGTGATTTCACATACCGGCCTGGCCACGGAGTACCCAGATCTACGTCCGGCACAGGATTATGCTTTCGTTAATGTCCGCCGATCGCTTTGGGCACAAGATTGCATGGTACCTGTGGCAGGAGCAGAGACAAATTTCGACCTAACCAAACTTTTCACACGTGCATAAGCAAACCCGAAAGCGTTGGGCGCTTTCGAACGGATGTGATTCATCCGATGGTCAACTGGCAACCCGAGCACACAATAGCAAGGCGAGGACGCGCGGCAGGATTAAGCATTAGGCAGAACAATGCAATCCAATATATATGTAAATTAGTTTTCATGTGTGTGGCCAAAGtgtttttccaattccagAGTCCAATTGGATTTGCGTGTCCGTCTTTtgcggttccattttttgtcgCTGAGCTAAACTTTTTTGCGCACAAAAGAGAAGCAGCTCCGAAAGTTAGAAGCTTTTTGCACCTCGGCGTCGTATACAATCGACTTCGAAACCCGCCAAGATAACGAATTACAGCTAATCCAAGTCACGATTGACCGCAGGTGTTCAACAGCCAGGCCATGACCATCGCATTATGACACCTGTAAGGTGAGAATTTACAGTAATGCAAAGTGTGGTAATAATAATGAAGAAGCACTAAGAAGTTTACTACTTATGTCAATCACCTATGCCGAATAgtgcggccattttgagtgaccaATTATAGCCAGCttttttgcttggacgtgctTTGGCTCACCGTGGATTTTTGTCTGTTCCAAAAACTGAATGTCAAcgaatctgtatcaaattttgtgtgaaaaactaaattaagtGCGTTGACTGTGGCTTACGGTGGAGATATGTTGGCCTAAAGGTTCAAAATGTTCCTAGAATtgttggccaaaacaacacattATTGATGCCACagccaccgtattccccaAATCTAGTACTCTGTGACTTTTTTTCGTGTTCCAGATATTGAATGGGCCGAAGGTACGAGGTATGCTACGATTGAGCAGATAACGACGGCATAGCCAGAGGCGCTGAATAAGGtcacaaaaaatgattttcctcCGAGAATCGGAAAATACGCTGGCACAAGTGTATAATATGTGATAGTATTAATAGTAATaggggacaaaatagatattcatgaataaaccaatacttaaaaaacacaaaattcccAGAATCTTCAGAACATCCCTCGTAAACCCGACTTTAGTATAGCGTCATTTCAAGTAGGCAACGATTTCTGATTTGGTTGTCATGGCGCCCTTCAAGTAGAAAGTGAAAAGCCACCGATGGAGTGGTCTGAAAAAGCATCCCAGTAGACTGTGGAATGCGAAACATTGTCGGCAGGAAGCTTCTTCAAGTAATGTATAATCTGTAACGAAACTGCACTATCGCCATCTATACGTGAACCTTTGCCACAACGCAGATAAGCCGCATGATCATCTCGGCGCCTCGATAAATCGGGGGGACAAACTGCACAAAACCAATCGATGGCCAAAGTGCACATAAAAAAGCCGGGCGCCACTGCACTAGTGCGCCCGGTTGATTGTAATGGTGCAGTGTACTTTACATTGTTCGAAGATCGAAGTTGTGGTGCGATTCATTATTTCTACTACCGCACCGGCAGGCAGTTGTTTACAcgtttaaaacaaaacgcgcCGGCCCCGGCAGCTATCAATCCGCAACGGTAATATCTTGAAACGATGCGCGGACATCCTCCAAGGCAagccgtccggccggccggctatCAGCTCGACCCAGGCTTGTCTCTGTA
It includes:
- the LOC128274006 gene encoding 40S ribosomal protein S12, mitochondrial, which encodes MATLNQMHRTGPHVKVRPPRQPLDGKPFAKGVVLKTLIKKPKKPNSANRKCVLVRLSTGKELVAYIPGIGHNLQEHNIVLVRVGRCQDLPGVKIKCVRGKYDLPHVIKQK